One Halocalculus aciditolerans DNA segment encodes these proteins:
- a CDS encoding DUF2250 domain-containing protein, with amino-acid sequence MSDAQQTNSGRLRSADRAILEFLQDNGAEYAAIIANRTGVHTSYAESRIAALAERGLIEPVTDEVVYRLTTEGRTALDPHDPRLS; translated from the coding sequence ATGAGCGACGCCCAACAGACCAACAGCGGACGGCTCCGGTCAGCGGACAGAGCGATACTCGAGTTCCTCCAAGACAACGGAGCCGAGTACGCCGCCATCATCGCGAACCGAACGGGCGTCCACACCTCGTACGCCGAGTCCAGAATCGCCGCGCTCGCCGAACGCGGCCTCATCGAACCCGTCACCGACGAAGTCGTCTACCGGCTGACCACCGAGGGCCGCACCGCCCTCGACCCCCACGACCCCCGACTCTCCTGA
- a CDS encoding CRISPR-associated endonuclease Cas3'' produces the protein MALDPAKRYSHPPEDGDGGTLLLDHLRDVALRVDHVVPADATTPSGESLREVVRRLALVHDFGKATTWFQQYIDDDRRDPTPERKRYHAPLGSFAAYAVLDGDEFADETRLAGFVAVAKHHGRLPDVTDYVYKRTTGDLADDADRLDALVHQAKDIYDDAPDVATTVFEDATGSEDEWAAFARSLVNDDSLLEEIAEHVSTDGQELTDALSPSCYGLVLQCWSALVLADKTSAAGADRGEETYGAESPDLETLNGHIDGLQAAANPDPDGTREQRLNYCRARAREAVVENAASFAEDGGGGVATLTLPTGMGKTLTGLSAAFTIRDALDGDRVVYALPFTSVIDQVVDDVRDIYDADLAGPLLTAHHHLENAAIEYDGADDAADGDNAADRAERDGDVAKMLGEAWRAGLTVSTFVQLFESLAGPRNRQSMKLPALQNAVVILDEPQSLPLDWWKLAPRLAELLVDQYDATVIAMTATQPLLFRDSVESGGDVPELVDVDDYDYFDAVERVTYEFDDSAERYIESRAEPNSYADAAAELRALSDESALAVTNTIDSARELTDAVTDDGGFVDVADAYADELDAVGDADAVEVGEVAKRVLDDGRRPVLHLSTRLRPVDRLTLVETAKQLTEKDCGLLVVSTQLIEAGVDISFDRVYRDFAPLDSIVQAAGRCNRSFERDRGTVTVWWLDAPNDDSQKTPAEAVYNTGGDGGGTKLLPVTAKAVEQTRSRVESFDETAMAKTAVERFYRILHDVRDVGTQAYADYVDDADADALGDCSLIDQKPTADVLVTRTPAERRRVEALREANRTFDFDALDRLRAETKPIRLSIPLYDDETKDAILDLPPVIEDEGLYALDTHQYRDHFNTSTGFTVPESTVAHQFL, from the coding sequence ATGGCGCTCGACCCAGCGAAGCGCTACTCTCACCCGCCCGAGGACGGCGACGGCGGAACACTCCTCCTCGACCACCTCCGGGACGTCGCGTTGCGCGTCGACCACGTCGTTCCGGCGGACGCGACGACGCCGAGCGGCGAGTCGCTCCGCGAAGTCGTCCGGCGTCTCGCGCTCGTCCACGACTTCGGGAAGGCGACGACGTGGTTCCAGCAGTATATCGACGACGACCGCCGCGACCCGACGCCCGAGAGGAAGCGGTATCACGCGCCGCTCGGGTCGTTCGCCGCCTACGCCGTCCTCGATGGGGACGAGTTCGCCGACGAGACGCGCCTCGCCGGGTTCGTCGCCGTCGCGAAGCACCACGGCCGCCTCCCCGACGTCACTGACTACGTCTACAAGCGAACGACCGGCGACCTCGCCGACGACGCCGACCGGCTGGACGCGCTCGTCCACCAGGCGAAGGACATCTACGACGACGCCCCCGACGTCGCGACGACGGTCTTCGAGGACGCGACCGGGAGCGAAGACGAATGGGCGGCGTTCGCGCGGTCCCTGGTCAACGACGATTCCCTCCTCGAGGAGATCGCCGAACACGTCTCGACGGACGGACAAGAACTGACCGACGCGCTGTCCCCGTCCTGCTACGGGCTCGTCCTCCAGTGTTGGAGCGCGCTCGTGCTCGCCGACAAGACGAGCGCGGCCGGCGCGGACCGCGGCGAAGAGACGTACGGCGCGGAGTCGCCCGACTTGGAGACGCTGAACGGCCACATCGACGGCCTGCAAGCAGCGGCGAACCCCGACCCGGACGGGACGCGCGAGCAGCGACTCAACTACTGTCGCGCTCGCGCCCGCGAAGCGGTCGTCGAGAACGCCGCGTCGTTCGCCGAGGACGGCGGGGGTGGGGTCGCGACGCTCACCCTTCCGACGGGCATGGGGAAGACGCTCACCGGGCTCTCCGCGGCGTTCACGATACGGGACGCGCTCGACGGCGACCGCGTCGTCTACGCGCTCCCCTTCACCAGCGTCATCGACCAGGTCGTCGACGACGTCCGAGACATCTACGACGCCGACCTCGCGGGCCCCCTCCTCACCGCCCATCACCACCTCGAGAACGCGGCTATCGAGTACGACGGCGCGGACGACGCCGCAGACGGCGATAATGCGGCCGACAGAGCGGAGCGAGACGGTGACGTCGCGAAGATGCTCGGCGAAGCGTGGCGCGCCGGCCTGACGGTGTCGACGTTCGTCCAGCTCTTCGAGAGCCTCGCCGGCCCGCGGAACCGTCAGTCGATGAAGCTCCCCGCGCTCCAGAACGCCGTGGTAATTCTCGACGAACCGCAGAGCCTCCCGCTGGACTGGTGGAAGCTCGCGCCGCGGCTCGCCGAACTCCTCGTCGACCAGTACGACGCCACCGTGATCGCGATGACCGCGACGCAGCCGCTGCTGTTCCGAGACAGCGTCGAGTCAGGAGGGGACGTCCCCGAACTCGTCGACGTCGACGACTACGACTACTTCGACGCCGTCGAACGCGTCACCTACGAGTTCGACGACTCGGCCGAACGCTACATCGAATCACGGGCGGAGCCGAACTCCTACGCGGACGCCGCCGCGGAACTCCGCGCGCTCTCCGATGAGTCCGCGCTCGCCGTGACGAACACCATCGACAGCGCGCGCGAACTCACCGACGCCGTCACCGACGACGGTGGCTTCGTCGACGTCGCGGACGCGTACGCGGACGAACTGGACGCGGTCGGCGACGCCGACGCCGTCGAAGTCGGCGAAGTCGCCAAGCGCGTCCTCGACGACGGCCGCCGCCCCGTCCTCCACCTCTCGACGCGCCTCCGCCCCGTCGACCGACTCACCCTCGTCGAGACTGCGAAGCAACTCACAGAGAAAGACTGCGGGCTGCTCGTCGTCTCGACGCAGCTCATCGAAGCCGGCGTGGACATCAGCTTCGACCGCGTCTACCGCGACTTCGCGCCGCTCGACAGCATCGTGCAGGCCGCCGGGCGCTGCAACCGCTCGTTCGAACGCGACCGCGGCACCGTCACCGTCTGGTGGCTCGACGCGCCGAACGACGACAGTCAGAAGACGCCCGCGGAAGCCGTCTACAACACTGGCGGTGACGGAGGGGGGACGAAGCTCTTACCCGTCACCGCGAAGGCGGTCGAACAGACACGGAGTCGCGTCGAATCGTTCGACGAAACCGCGATGGCGAAAACCGCGGTCGAGAGATTCTACCGGATACTCCACGACGTCCGCGACGTCGGGACGCAAGCGTACGCCGACTACGTCGACGACGCGGACGCCGACGCACTCGGCGACTGCTCCCTCATCGATCAGAAACCCACCGCCGACGTACTCGTCACCCGAACACCCGCCGAGCGCCGGCGTGTCGAAGCACTCAGAGAGGCGAACCGAACGTTCGACTTTGACGCCCTCGACCGCCTCCGCGCGGAAACGAAGCCTATCCGGCTCTCGATTCCGCTCTACGACGACGAGACGAAGGACGCGATCCTCGACCTCCCTCCGGTCATCGAGGACGAAGGGCTGTACGCACTCGACACGCACCAGTACCGGGACCACTTCAACACCAGCACCGGGTTCACGGTCCCCGAGAGCACGGTCGCCCACCAGTTCCTATGA
- a CDS encoding nitrilase-related carbon-nitrogen hydrolase: MRLALAQLDVENAAVSANVERAVDAIEAAAAAGADLVALPEIFNVGYFAFDSYAREAEALDGPTLTRIREVAADEGVGVLAGSIVEDLAASEGGPAEDGLANTSVLFGRDGDRLLTYRKRHLFGYGSAETELLTPGETPGVAEFEGFTVGVTTCYDLRFPELYRDYVARGVTLTLVPSAWPYPRVEHWKTLPRARAIENLSYVAAVNGSGSYEEASLLGRSTVYDPWGTPVSTTDDQPDVVYADVDPETVADVREEFPAVADRR; encoded by the coding sequence ATGAGGCTCGCGCTCGCACAGCTCGACGTGGAGAACGCGGCGGTGTCGGCGAACGTCGAGCGCGCCGTCGACGCCATCGAGGCGGCGGCCGCAGCGGGCGCGGACCTCGTCGCTCTCCCCGAGATATTCAACGTCGGGTACTTCGCGTTCGACTCGTACGCTCGCGAGGCGGAGGCGCTCGACGGCCCGACGCTCACGCGGATACGGGAAGTCGCCGCGGACGAGGGCGTCGGGGTGCTCGCGGGGAGTATCGTGGAGGACCTCGCGGCGAGCGAGGGCGGGCCGGCGGAGGACGGCCTCGCGAACACGTCGGTGCTCTTCGGCCGGGACGGCGACCGGCTGTTGACGTATCGGAAACGCCACCTCTTCGGGTACGGGTCCGCGGAGACGGAGCTCCTCACGCCCGGCGAAACACCCGGCGTCGCGGAGTTCGAGGGGTTCACAGTCGGTGTGACGACCTGCTACGACCTCCGGTTCCCCGAACTCTACCGCGACTACGTAGCGCGCGGCGTCACGCTCACGCTCGTCCCGTCGGCGTGGCCGTATCCGCGCGTCGAACACTGGAAGACGCTGCCGCGCGCCCGCGCCATCGAGAACCTCTCCTACGTCGCCGCGGTGAACGGGAGCGGGAGTTACGAGGAGGCGTCGCTCCTCGGCCGCTCCACGGTCTACGACCCGTGGGGGACGCCGGTGTCGACGACGGACGACCAGCCGGACGTCGTCTACGCCGACGTCGACCCGGAGACGGTCGCCGACGTCCGCGAGGAGTTCCCGGCGGTCGCCGACCGACGCTAG
- a CDS encoding helix-turn-helix transcriptional regulator produces the protein MHDLTGFQRDLLVVTAGMSEPNGLDIKDELENYYETSINHGRLYPNLDAVVDKGLVEKGKRDERTNIYTLTKRGERELEDRKEWEQQYLDDVVDIDD, from the coding sequence ATGCACGACCTGACGGGCTTCCAGCGCGACCTCCTCGTCGTGACGGCCGGGATGTCGGAACCGAACGGCCTCGACATCAAAGACGAACTGGAGAACTACTACGAAACCTCGATCAACCACGGCCGACTCTATCCGAACCTCGACGCAGTCGTCGACAAAGGCCTCGTCGAGAAGGGAAAACGCGACGAACGAACGAACATCTACACGCTGACCAAACGCGGAGAACGAGAGCTCGAAGACCGAAAAGAGTGGGAACAACAGTACCTCGACGACGTCGTCGACATCGACGACTGA
- a CDS encoding helix-turn-helix domain-containing protein → MFEATFRVAGDSPYAAATAGTDATITLWCTDHRDLLRVGAGADSLAVDAVRDAVGVAAETTSEGDRLLVTETCLRDTIAGVEAPIADAGCVVVPPITYAGGARVVHVLALDAGDLADAYRALGERFDVDVLEKRERAPSLASRSPVPPDVSLTPRQRAVFTAAYDGGYYEQPRRTTVAEIADGIGIDRRTAGEHLRKAEAKLVDAAVAAGFA, encoded by the coding sequence GTGTTCGAGGCGACGTTCCGGGTCGCGGGCGACTCGCCGTACGCGGCGGCGACGGCGGGGACGGACGCGACCATCACGCTCTGGTGTACCGACCACCGCGACCTCCTCCGCGTCGGCGCGGGCGCGGACAGCCTCGCCGTCGACGCGGTCCGTGACGCCGTCGGCGTCGCCGCCGAAACCACGTCCGAGGGCGACCGCCTCCTCGTGACGGAGACCTGCCTCCGCGACACCATCGCGGGCGTCGAAGCCCCCATCGCGGACGCCGGCTGCGTCGTCGTCCCCCCGATAACCTACGCGGGCGGCGCGCGCGTCGTCCACGTCCTCGCGCTCGACGCCGGCGACCTCGCCGACGCCTACCGCGCGCTCGGAGAGCGCTTCGACGTCGACGTCCTCGAAAAACGCGAACGCGCGCCCTCCCTCGCGTCCCGCTCGCCCGTCCCGCCCGACGTCTCGCTCACCCCGCGACAGCGAGCGGTGTTCACCGCCGCCTACGACGGCGGCTACTACGAACAACCTCGGAGGACCACCGTCGCCGAAATCGCCGACGGAATCGGCATCGACCGGCGCACCGCCGGCGAGCACCTCCGGAAAGCGGAAGCGAAACTCGTAGACGCCGCCGTGGCCGCCGGATTCGCCTGA
- the cas4 gene encoding CRISPR-associated protein Cas4, giving the protein MIDDTAGDGDDTAPSDDPVDRLLASARDESIEDDVHVTGVMMQYYEVCTRELWFDSRDIEIDRDNAAVARGTRVDDEAYSEKRRHVSIDGTIAIDVLDDGRVMEVKPSSALVDPAKLQLLYYLWYLKHVTGVDRDGVLAHPRERRREDVELTPENEEWVEDAIRGVVDVIERDSPPAPTEKPFCESCAYYDFCWSC; this is encoded by the coding sequence ATGATCGACGACACAGCCGGAGACGGTGACGACACCGCCCCCTCCGACGACCCCGTCGACCGCCTCCTCGCGTCCGCCCGCGACGAATCGATCGAGGACGACGTGCACGTCACCGGCGTGATGATGCAGTATTACGAGGTCTGTACGCGCGAACTCTGGTTCGACTCGCGGGACATCGAAATCGACCGGGACAACGCCGCCGTCGCGCGCGGCACTCGCGTCGACGACGAAGCCTACAGCGAGAAACGCCGGCACGTCTCCATCGACGGCACCATCGCCATCGACGTCCTCGACGACGGCCGCGTGATGGAAGTCAAGCCCTCCTCGGCGCTCGTCGACCCCGCGAAACTCCAACTCCTCTACTACCTCTGGTACCTCAAGCACGTCACCGGCGTCGACCGCGACGGCGTCCTCGCACACCCCAGAGAACGCCGCCGCGAAGACGTCGAACTCACCCCCGAGAACGAGGAGTGGGTCGAAGACGCGATTCGCGGCGTCGTCGACGTCATCGAACGCGACAGCCCGCCCGCCCCCACCGAGAAGCCGTTCTGTGAATCCTGCGCCTACTACGACTTCTGCTGGAGCTGCTAA
- a CDS encoding LEA type 2 family protein, which translates to MDVRVLLFGSTLKTALTVVFGVGLVVGGATVTGVVGVPGVARLDNAFGPVNETDTTVYSDLVVHNPNPVGVRLGDTTVDYRIDMNDVTVATGTKHGVGVTPGNSTINLTTYLKNDRIPPWWVSHVRNGENTSVVVTAEVHSGLLGRTTTYQTSPQYVTTNITDQFNSTETRPIPGPTGDPLLYVNQTNATWGAVTNETTPLETRFVVYNPHRVPVTFTKLGYNITMNDVAVGSGATEEEILVPPRGTQVVTATTNIRNQRLDEWWVSHLRQNQTTEFNMDFYAVVDSPLPGVNDLRLPLQNAAYTEIIRTYIFQEVKEEVGPENGTQSTTTTTEPLTTERETSDTTALTGSVTDAVPSVVDSTTEATDTTKTTSAESAANETTTDGTTASETTTTTSDDGSLLDVRDAGGRVAPVSP; encoded by the coding sequence ATGGACGTTCGCGTGCTCCTCTTCGGTTCGACGCTGAAGACCGCGCTGACGGTGGTGTTCGGCGTCGGTCTCGTGGTGGGCGGGGCGACGGTGACCGGCGTCGTCGGCGTGCCGGGGGTCGCTCGCCTCGACAACGCCTTCGGCCCGGTCAACGAGACGGACACGACGGTCTACTCGGACCTCGTCGTGCACAACCCGAACCCGGTCGGAGTTCGGCTCGGCGATACGACCGTCGACTACCGTATCGACATGAACGACGTGACGGTGGCGACGGGGACGAAGCACGGCGTCGGCGTCACGCCCGGAAACAGCACCATCAACCTCACGACGTACCTGAAGAACGACCGGATTCCGCCGTGGTGGGTGTCGCACGTCCGGAACGGCGAGAACACGTCGGTCGTGGTGACGGCGGAAGTTCACTCCGGCCTGCTCGGTCGCACGACGACGTACCAGACGAGCCCGCAGTACGTCACGACGAACATCACCGACCAGTTCAACTCCACGGAGACGCGCCCGATACCCGGCCCGACGGGCGACCCGCTCCTCTACGTCAATCAGACGAACGCGACGTGGGGTGCGGTGACGAACGAGACGACGCCGCTGGAGACCCGGTTCGTCGTCTACAACCCCCACCGCGTCCCGGTGACGTTCACGAAGCTCGGCTACAACATCACGATGAACGACGTCGCGGTCGGGAGCGGCGCGACCGAGGAGGAGATTCTGGTTCCGCCGCGCGGCACGCAGGTCGTCACCGCGACGACGAACATCCGGAACCAGCGCTTAGACGAGTGGTGGGTGAGCCACCTCCGGCAGAATCAGACGACGGAGTTCAATATGGACTTCTACGCCGTCGTCGACTCCCCGCTCCCCGGCGTGAACGACCTCCGCCTCCCCCTGCAGAACGCGGCGTACACGGAGATCATTCGCACCTACATCTTCCAGGAAGTGAAAGAGGAGGTCGGTCCGGAGAACGGGACGCAGTCCACAACGACGACGACGGAGCCGTTGACGACCGAGCGCGAAACGTCCGACACGACGGCGCTCACGGGCTCAGTCACGGACGCCGTACCGTCGGTCGTCGACTCGACGACGGAAGCCACAGACACCACGAAGACCACGAGCGCTGAGTCGGCGGCGAACGAGACGACGACAGACGGAACGACAGCAAGCGAGACGACGACCACGACGAGTGACGACGGGTCGCTCCTCGACGTTCGCGACGCGGGCGGACGGGTCGCGCCTGTGTCGCCGTAA
- a CDS encoding DUF7123 family protein, translating into MTEYTEEEQAILEYLQDSAASGDRYFRAKKIAKHLGLTAKQVGVRLPRLAEKAEDVDIEKWGRSKSTTWKVEPV; encoded by the coding sequence ATGACGGAGTACACCGAGGAGGAGCAGGCGATCCTCGAGTACCTCCAGGACAGTGCGGCGTCCGGGGACCGCTACTTCCGTGCGAAGAAAATCGCGAAACACCTCGGGTTGACCGCGAAACAGGTCGGCGTCCGCCTCCCGCGACTCGCGGAGAAGGCCGAGGACGTCGACATCGAGAAGTGGGGGCGGTCGAAGTCGACGACGTGGAAGGTCGAACCGGTCTGA
- a CDS encoding DUF7528 family protein, giving the protein MTVDSDGGSIVLSVDGEHVELSRSAAQELTDAVGDALVEREEFFRTACEHREDGSYVVERRAADSTGNSTVFDSFDDARRLFERLPRAFGADDVQAAGITGSRRHMLVRHFAEHPAFPCSLASRNPLRAEKQGGPREG; this is encoded by the coding sequence TTGACGGTCGACAGCGACGGGGGCAGTATCGTTCTCTCGGTCGACGGCGAGCACGTCGAACTCTCGCGGAGCGCCGCACAGGAGTTGACGGACGCCGTCGGCGACGCGCTCGTCGAGCGCGAGGAGTTCTTCCGCACGGCCTGCGAGCACCGCGAGGACGGGAGTTACGTCGTGGAGCGGCGCGCCGCCGACTCCACGGGGAACTCCACGGTCTTCGACTCCTTCGACGACGCCCGACGGCTCTTCGAACGGCTGCCGCGAGCGTTCGGCGCGGACGACGTGCAGGCCGCGGGAATCACGGGCAGTCGTCGACACATGCTCGTGCGGCACTTCGCCGAGCATCCGGCCTTCCCGTGCTCGCTCGCGTCACGGAACCCGCTCCGCGCGGAGAAACAGGGCGGCCCGAGGGAGGGCTGA
- the cas1b gene encoding type I-B CRISPR-associated endonuclease Cas1b, with amino-acid sequence MNDNFHVFSDGRIERTDDTIRLVREDGEKQYLPIERAEAIYLHGQVDYNTRLVSFLNEQGIAMHVFGWNDYYAGSIMPKRGQTSGQTVVAQVRAYDDPDHRLTIAKRFVDGSIHNMRANVSYYHNRDHDFTTALDTLDDRQAAIDDATDVNELMGVEAGARRAYYATFDDILPDDFAFRGRTYNPPDNETNSLISYANSLVYANTVSAIRATALDPTVSYLHEPGERRYSLSLDIADIFKPILADRVIFRLLNRRQLSTDDFESDLNGCLLTDDGRETFTRALEETLDQTVHHPTLDRNVSYQYLLRLEAYKLKKHLLTGEEYVPLRRWW; translated from the coding sequence ATGAACGACAACTTCCACGTGTTCAGCGACGGACGCATCGAACGCACCGACGACACCATCCGACTCGTCCGCGAAGACGGCGAGAAACAGTACCTCCCCATCGAGCGCGCCGAGGCCATCTACCTCCACGGCCAAGTCGACTACAACACCCGCCTCGTCTCCTTCCTCAACGAGCAGGGAATCGCGATGCACGTCTTCGGCTGGAACGACTACTACGCCGGCTCCATCATGCCGAAACGCGGCCAGACCTCCGGCCAAACCGTCGTCGCCCAAGTCCGCGCCTACGACGACCCCGACCACCGCCTCACCATCGCGAAACGCTTCGTCGACGGCAGCATCCACAACATGCGCGCGAACGTCTCCTACTACCACAACCGAGACCACGACTTCACGACCGCCCTCGACACCCTCGACGACCGACAAGCCGCCATCGACGACGCCACCGACGTCAACGAACTCATGGGCGTCGAAGCCGGCGCACGCAGAGCCTACTACGCCACCTTCGACGACATCCTCCCCGACGACTTCGCCTTCCGCGGCCGCACCTACAACCCCCCGGACAACGAGACGAACAGCCTCATCTCCTACGCCAACTCACTCGTCTACGCCAACACCGTCTCCGCCATCCGAGCCACCGCCCTCGACCCGACCGTCAGCTACCTCCACGAACCCGGCGAACGCCGCTACTCGCTCTCCCTCGACATCGCCGACATCTTCAAACCGATCCTCGCCGACCGCGTCATCTTCCGCCTCCTCAACCGCCGCCAACTCTCCACCGACGACTTCGAATCCGACCTCAACGGCTGCCTCCTCACCGACGACGGCCGCGAAACCTTCACCCGAGCCCTCGAAGAAACCCTCGACCAAACCGTCCACCACCCCACCCTCGACCGAAACGTCAGCTACCAATATCTCCTCCGCCTCGAAGCCTACAAACTCAAAAAACACCTCCTCACCGGCGAAGAATACGTCCCCCTCAGGCGGTGGTGGTAA
- a CDS encoding DUF7525 family protein: MSDTATATDKRTGIALVFGLLAAASAAYLLVGGTQLGRAYGMGLALVFAALSVAAVHAYE, encoded by the coding sequence ATGTCTGATACAGCGACGGCGACCGACAAGCGAACCGGCATCGCACTCGTCTTCGGCTTGCTCGCGGCGGCGTCCGCGGCGTACCTCCTCGTCGGCGGCACGCAGCTCGGTCGGGCGTACGGGATGGGGCTCGCGCTCGTCTTCGCGGCGCTCTCCGTCGCGGCCGTTCACGCGTACGAATAG
- the cas2 gene encoding CRISPR-associated endonuclease Cas2, whose protein sequence is MPYIIAVYDVDADRTHLFLKLFRRYLTHIQNSVLEGFITDGRLQRLRGEIEALLEPHESVLIYEVSSEDYVDRTVFGTDPKADDTFL, encoded by the coding sequence ATGCCCTACATCATCGCCGTCTACGACGTCGACGCCGACCGCACCCACCTCTTCCTCAAACTCTTCCGCCGCTACCTCACCCACATCCAGAACTCAGTCCTCGAAGGCTTCATCACCGACGGCCGCCTCCAACGCCTCCGCGGCGAAATAGAAGCCCTCCTCGAACCCCACGAATCCGTCCTCATCTACGAAGTCTCCAGCGAAGACTACGTCGACCGCACCGTCTTCGGAACCGACCCCAAAGCAGACGACACCTTCCTCTAA
- a CDS encoding SRPBCC family protein has product MTVRVERTFDVPASRDAVWAFISDPAKRASAISVVDRYEDRGDAFIWFVKLPVIGTTVEFETHDVDVRENEYVKFEGKSRVANVVGEHELEDTEGGCRLTNRFVVQGKLPGVERFFEKNLDAELDRLERELVESVGDESEDEADGSDA; this is encoded by the coding sequence ATGACTGTTCGAGTGGAGCGGACGTTCGACGTGCCGGCGTCGCGGGATGCGGTCTGGGCGTTCATCTCGGACCCGGCGAAGCGCGCGTCCGCGATTAGCGTCGTGGACCGCTACGAGGACCGCGGGGACGCGTTCATCTGGTTCGTGAAACTCCCGGTCATCGGGACGACCGTGGAGTTCGAGACGCACGACGTCGACGTGCGCGAGAACGAGTACGTGAAGTTCGAGGGGAAGTCGCGCGTCGCGAACGTCGTGGGCGAGCACGAGCTCGAAGACACCGAGGGCGGCTGTCGGCTGACGAACCGCTTCGTCGTGCAGGGGAAGCTCCCGGGCGTGGAGCGGTTCTTCGAGAAGAACCTCGACGCGGAGCTCGACCGGCTGGAGCGAGAGCTCGTGGAGTCGGTCGGAGACGAGAGCGAAGACGAGGCGGACGGGAGCGACGCATGA